The genomic window CGTTCCTTTCTATGCGCTCTTTTTAGCCGAGCTGAACTCAAAGCTCGCCATGCTCCTCGCTTTAGCCACTAAAAAACCGCTCGGCCAGGGGCTTGGGGCGTACTTCATGGAGGGTATGAACGGTAAGCAGCTCCTCGGCGGGCTCGTTTTCTACGCCATCCTCCTCGCCCCTGTAGTTGTCTACGAGCAAAATGCCCTGGTCTCGCTCCTCGGTCTGGCTTTCGGAGGTTACACCATCAAAGTTGCCCTCGACAACTTCGGCGGGATAAACGGTGACTGCCTTGGTGCAATAGCGGAGATAACGAGGAGTGGGACGCTTTTGGTCATGGCGTTTGCGGGGCAATGGATTTAAAGGGTAACAAGATAAGAACGGTGCGGTGGGATAATGGAAGAGGTGGAGAGAATATTTGCCAAGCTTCCACCCGAGGCCCGGAGGGAGCTTTTAGACTACGCGGAATTCCTGCTTCAGAAATATGGAAAGCGAGAGGCTAGAGGATTTAAGTTTACATGGGAAGGAAAGCTGAAGGGCGTTAAGATGACCTCCGTTGAACTTCAGCACAAGGCCTCGGAGTGGCGAGAGGATGTATCTGGTTGACACGAACGTCTTTCTTAGGGAACCACTTTCCGAACTTTTGGAATATCTATGGGTCATCAAGGAGTTCTTTAAAGACCTTGACGGAAATTCCCACTTCTCGAAGGATAGCCCTTAAAAGGCCAGTTTTTAGGCTTTTGTGTAGCGGAACCGTTATCATTTTTCCGGAAGGGCCAATTAGAATAACGTGAGAACCTTTTTGACGAGCAGGGTAGTATCCCAACTTTCGAAGGGCTTTAACAACTTCCTCTCCGGAAACGTCCCGTGGAAGCTTTGTCATAGGGATACCTCGACGATGTGGCTTTTCTCGGAGCGAATGAACTTTTTCATAGTCTTTCCAAGTTCTTTCTCCTCAAGGACTTCAAGGTAGAGCTCGATAGCCTCTTTTATGTTTTTAAGAGCTTCCTCTTTTGTTTCACCCTGGCTAAAGCAACCAGGGAGGGCGGGAACGTATGCGACATAGCCACCTTCCGGTTGAGGTTCAAGTACGACCTTAAACTTCATCAGTCTCTCACCGCCAAAAGCTTACCCTCACGGGTTAAATAGGTTTTTATTTTCCATACCTCTAGCAGGGAAAAACACAAAAGAGCCGTTTTAGAAAAGCCCCATATTCCGTCAAGGTTATTTTTCTGTAGGAAGCTGAATCCCCGGAATCACATCGAGTCTATCCAACTCCCTGTCCTCGAAGGCCGCATAAGGCAGGTATCCCCTATCCTGGGCCTTTTCTATAAAGTCGAGGATTCTCACGAGGTCTTCCTCGCCCCTTGTCCCGTCGTCAACGTAGTCCACAACCAGAACGACTTTTCCGGCCTTGACAACCCTATCAAGGAGTGAAACCTTTTCGCCCGTCCAGGGACTCGACCCAAGGCCGTCGTAGAAGACATCTTCACTCGCCCAGCCCGAAACCGTCTCAAGGAGCGTTCCATTGTCGTATTCGAGCAGATACTCCCCATTCTGGGGAATTATTATGAAGCTCGGTCCTGCCTTGGAGCGTGTGTAGTTCGCTATTTCCAGGATAAACTCAATCATCTGCCTGGCCGTCCAGCTCTCCCCATATTTCTCGGCCCAGAACCAGTACTCATCGACCTTGTCGAGGTAAACACCCGAAAAACCCTGCGCGATGATTTTGTCGAGGTACTTAAAGATGATTTGCTTCCACCCCTCCTCCCAGTACTTGACGGCGTAGTTGCCCTCCCAGTCCGGATTCTCCGGCCCGAGCCATCCAGGAGAGTTCTCTTTCCACCCATCTTTCCAGTAGAAGCGGTAATTCTCGGCCTCGCCGATGCTGATGTAGGCTATGGGGATTACCCCCGCCCTCTTAATCATCTCGATTTCTTCCCGCGTGTAGGCCCTCTCATCGCTCCCGTCCCTTGAGTAGTCCATGACAACCAGCTCAAAGCCGCTCCTCGCTATAACCTCCGGACTCGCGTTCTGGAGCCAGTACGCCCAGCCCCTAACCGAGGAGAGGTTCAGCCTTCCCTTAACCTGGATTTGGCTTGAGTCTTCACCTTTTGGAGTGGTCTGAGTCGTTGGTGTTACGTTTTGCTGAACTATTTTGGGGAAGTTGTGTTCGATGGAACCGGAAAGGAGGTGTGCGATAACTGAAAAGGAGAAGACGTCGTCTCAGGTATGGAGCGGGAAGAGGACGAGATCGAAGTCGTGCTGGTTTTCTCTGTTGGAGCGTTTGAAAGACAGGCGGATGCCAAAACTATGAGGAGCGAGAGGAGTAGCACGCCGGCGAGCCGCATAGAGGTAGTTGGGGGAAGACCTTTTAACCGTTGCCCGCTATCAACTCCCATGATAATCATCATGGCCGGCGGAAGGTCGAGCAGGATGGGCCAAGAAAAGCCTGTCCTGAAGGTAGGAAATAGGTCGATGCTCCTGCGCGTTTACGAGGAGACCGAAAAGGTTGGAGAAACCCTCGTTGCCGTCTCCAAGAAGGCGCCGAAGACGAGGGAGCTCTGCCTCCGCGAGGGGATTTCCTTTGTTGAGACGCCGGGGAACGGCTACGTTGAGGATCTGATTTACCTTCTTCGCGAGTTTGGGCCTTTCGTCAGCGTTTCCGCCGATCTGCCCTTCCTGAAGGCGAGTGATGTAGTGGCCATCGAGAAGGCCTTTGACGGGAGAACTAGTCTGACCGGCGTTCTTCCCCCAAAGCTCGTTCCGAAGGACTTAAGACCTGTTGTTTATCGGGGCTACGCGATAGTCGGCCTCAACGCCGTCGGAACTGAGGGAGAGCGATTTTTCGAGCTGAGCAACCCGCTCTTGGCTTTGAACGTGAACACACCGGAAGAGTTAAAGCTCGCCAACCGAATATCCCGTCTGGTGGGAAGATGAGGGGCAGTGAGGTTAAGGGTGCAATAGCCTTCGTTCTCTTCATGATCATCGCGGGACTGTTCCTCTTCGGCTTCCTGCTCTTTGCAGTGGTTCTAATCCTCATCGGTCTGCTCCTTTTCCTCGGCTTCTACCTCTACGTCCGCCTGAAGCTCTGGCGGGCGAAGAGACACCCACCCAAGGAGCTTGAGGGGCCGGAGGACTACTTTTAGAGCCCCAGCTCTCCTAAAATCCTCTCCACGTCGAGGTTTCTCTCAACAATCCCCGCGAACCTCTCAATTTCCTCCTCTATGCTCCACCGCTCAATTGAAACCGGCTCAAGGCCCTTCTCTGCCCTCAGGAAGTTGAGGAAGCGCTCGGTGAAGACGAAGTTGTGAAAGATGCCGTGGAGGTATGTCCCGAAGGCTCTCTTCCCGATGGCCCCTTCAGGCTCAAAGGTTTTCGCCCCGTTGAGGGTGGTTATGACCGAGAACGGCCTCTCAGAGGTGCTCCTGCCGAAGCGTATCTCGTAGCCCTCAACCGCCGTTCCCTTTGCCGGTCCCCACAGAACTTTAGCGGTTAAGTGGTTCGTCCTCTTGGTCTTTTCGAAGACGGTCTTAGCAGGCAGAAGGCCGATGCCATTCACAGTTCCTCGCTTCGACTCAACAGTATCTATTATCTTCTCACCCAGCATCTGGAAGCCGCCGCAGATTCCGACGACGAAAGAACCCTCGCGGTGAGCCTCTATTATGGCATCTTCAAAGCCGTTCTTCCTTAGCCAGAGCAAATCCTCGACTGTGTTCTTGCTCCCGGGGACTATGATAACGTCGCCTCCGATTTCCTCCGCTTTGGTGACGTAATCAACGCCGTTGGCCCAGTGGAGGGGCTCAAAGTCTGTAAAGTTGCTTATGTGGGGCAGCTTAATTACCTGTATGTGGAGCTCGCCTCTGACTTTTGGAAACTCTGCTAAGGAGTCCTCCTCCGGTAAGCGGTGCTCGACGTACGGGATAACGCCCAAGGTGGGCTTCCCGTAGCGCTTTTCAAGGTACTCGAAGCCGGGCTTTAGGAGCGATGCATCCCCCCGGAACCTGTTGAAGACGAAGCCGATTATCGCTTCCCTCTCCCGTTCACTCAAAAGCTCCATCGTGCCCACTATCGAGGCAAAGCTCCCGCCCCGGTCTATGTCGGTAACGAGGATTCCCTTTGCCTTTGCGTGGAGCATCACCCTCGTGTTCGCTATGTCGTAGTCCTTGAGGTTGATTTCGACAGGACTGCCGGCGCCTTCGATTATGACGAGGTCGTGCTTCTCCTTCAGCTCGTTGAGAACGGTCATCGCTTTCCTGAAGAGCTCCTCCTTCTTGGACAGCATGTAGTCTCTGGCCGAAACGCTTCCCACTGGCTTCCCCATGAAGACGACCTGGCTTCTCATGTTGCCCTCCGGCTTGAGCAGAATCGGGTTGAACTTAACGCTGGGCTTTTTTCTGCACGCTATTGCCTGCAAATACTGCGCCCTGCTTATCTCGCCCCCTTCGATGCTCGGCGCTGAGTTCAGGCTCATGTTCTGGCTCTTGAATGGAACGACGTCGTAGCCGAGGTTCGAGAAAACCCTGCAGAGGGCTGTAGCGAGGAGCGACTTTCCAGCTCCTGACGAGGTCCCGAGTACCATTAAAGCCTTTCCCATCCTCCCACCGTTCGGAGTTGGCCGAAGGACATATAAACCCTTGGATAAAAAGTCCAGCGGTGGTTGAAATGGAGAGCCTCTTCCTGCTGGTTTTGGGTAACACGGAGATAAGCACAGTCCCGGGAATAAGTGTGGCCGGGGCTACACCCGAACTTACCAGACTCACCCCAGTAGCCGATGCGGAGTACCTCTTCCACGAGAAGCCCCTGACTATTGATGTAATCCCCGTAACCCCTGAAGGCCACCCGACGCCGGCTATAATCACCAAAGCGGCGAAGGAGCTTGCGAACTTCCCGGTTCTAGTTGTAAGGGGTGGAACATATCTCGCTCCGCTCGTCCCCCATATCCACATCAGCAACGCCGTCGGGAGGGACTTTAGGAAAGAACCTGCACTGCCGGAGTTTGGGGAGATAATCAGGCGTGCCAAGCTCCTCGGCGAGGAGCTGAACAAGATGCCAATCAAGGAACTCGTCATCGGTGAATCAACGCCTGGCGGAACTACAACTGCCCAGGCCGTTCTGTGGGCGCTCGGGTATGAAGCTAAGACGAGTTCGGCCTCGCCCAATAACCCTCAAAGCCTGAAGGAGAAGGTCATCAGCGAGGCCTTCAAGAGGGCCGGAATTGAGAAGGGCCAGCTCAGAGACAATCCTCTCGAAGCTCTAAGGCAGTTCGGCGACCCTATGCTGGCGACGGTGATAGGTGTCTCCCTCGGCTTCAGGAAGAACGTCGTCCTGGCTGGAGGAACGCAGATGCTGGCCGTCTCAGCGCTCCTAAGGGCCCTCGGCGAGAGCCTTGATAGGTTCATGATAGCCACAACAAAGTGGGTGGTAAATGACAAAAGCGCAACCTTCCTCGAAACGGCGAAGGAAATTGGGATAATAACCTATTCGGCCGACCTTGACTTCTCCAGGAGCGAGTTTAATGGTCTTAAGGACTACGAGCGCGGCTACGTCAAGGAAGGAGTTGGAGCGGGAGGGGCGACGTGGCTGGCCGTTAAAGCCGGCTTCTCGCCAGAAGAAGTCAGCAAAAAGGTCGAGGAGCTTTACGGAAGGCTTATGGAGATGAAGGCCACCTGAGGAGCTCTGCCCTAATTCCAGCTTTTACCGCTTTTTCGTAACATCTTTTTGTCGTCGGTTATCAGCTTGGCACCGGCTCTTTTTGCACATGCTAGGAAAAGGACGTCAAAACCGCTTGCCTTTGTAGTAATTCCCAGGTCAATGGCGATTTCAAGGAGATAAACGTCCGAGTACAGTAGGGAATGTTCGGTAATAAAACTAACCGCAAGCCTGGAAAGGGCCGGATTGTTGGAGAGGCGTGAGACAACGGAAGCCGTCTCCACAAGCATAGCAACCGGCTCGTGTAGCAGTATCCTACCCATGGTCACTTCATCGAGAATGGACTTCGCTTTTCTGTGAAGCGCGAGCCGGGAGTAGTAAACTTCGTCCCTTTTCTTCCGCTTTGGTGGAACAAAGCCCTTCACGAAGACGCTCGTGTCGAGGACGAGGTCAGTAGTCATAGTTCCTCTCCCTCATCTCCCGTACCATCTCGGTTATGTCCTCTACGTCTTCCGTGTACTCAGTCTCCTCTTCCGCAAGTTGAATGAGCTCTTCAAGGGTAACCTTGCTCTTCTGAAGTTCCTTTAACCGTATTTTCAACAAGAGATTCTGTGCATCAAGGAAGAGCCTTTCAACCTGGCTCTCAACGTCCTCCATTCTCTCACCAGCGTTAATAGGGGCTGAAGCTATTTAACCTTTGTCGCTTCCCACTTTCTCAAACTCTCCTCAAGTGCCTTCCTGACGGCTTTTCCGATGTTTATCCCCAGCTCCGTCGCCGTTCCTGCCCACTCGATTTCACCTTCGAAGGCAAAGACACCAATCCCATCGCTCGTCGTTCCCGTCGCGTTGTAACCGAGGCTGAGGAGA from Thermococcus sp. MAR1 includes these protein-coding regions:
- the cobS gene encoding adenosylcobinamide-GDP ribazoletransferase, whose translation is MRNLLPFLTRVPIKGDFEKAREELWAFPLVALVSSALPTLVLYLRLPLSNVLAVIALYFTIGLLHLDGLADFADGVMVKGERERKIKAMKDVNTGIAGFFAVVMVLLLQVYSLGLVPFYALFLAELNSKLAMLLALATKKPLGQGLGAYFMEGMNGKQLLGGLVFYAILLAPVVVYEQNALVSLLGLAFGGYTIKVALDNFGGINGDCLGAIAEITRSGTLLVMAFAGQWI
- a CDS encoding DUF2281 domain-containing protein; amino-acid sequence: MEEVERIFAKLPPEARRELLDYAEFLLQKYGKREARGFKFTWEGKLKGVKMTSVELQHKASEWREDVSG
- a CDS encoding type II toxin-antitoxin system HicA family toxin, encoding MTKLPRDVSGEEVVKALRKLGYYPARQKGSHVILIGPSGKMITVPLHKSLKTGLLRAILREVGISVKVFKELLDDP
- a CDS encoding type II toxin-antitoxin system HicB family antitoxin, with the protein product MKFKVVLEPQPEGGYVAYVPALPGCFSQGETKEEALKNIKEAIELYLEVLEEKELGKTMKKFIRSEKSHIVEVSL
- a CDS encoding MJ1477/TM1410 family putative glycoside hydrolase, which gives rise to MAHLLSGSIEHNFPKIVQQNVTPTTQTTPKGEDSSQIQVKGRLNLSSVRGWAYWLQNASPEVIARSGFELVVMDYSRDGSDERAYTREEIEMIKRAGVIPIAYISIGEAENYRFYWKDGWKENSPGWLGPENPDWEGNYAVKYWEEGWKQIIFKYLDKIIAQGFSGVYLDKVDEYWFWAEKYGESWTARQMIEFILEIANYTRSKAGPSFIIIPQNGEYLLEYDNGTLLETVSGWASEDVFYDGLGSSPWTGEKVSLLDRVVKAGKVVLVVDYVDDGTRGEEDLVRILDFIEKAQDRGYLPYAAFEDRELDRLDVIPGIQLPTEK
- a CDS encoding NTP transferase domain-containing protein, which translates into the protein MIIIMAGGRSSRMGQEKPVLKVGNRSMLLRVYEETEKVGETLVAVSKKAPKTRELCLREGISFVETPGNGYVEDLIYLLREFGPFVSVSADLPFLKASDVVAIEKAFDGRTSLTGVLPPKLVPKDLRPVVYRGYAIVGLNAVGTEGERFFELSNPLLALNVNTPEELKLANRISRLVGR
- a CDS encoding cobyric acid synthase — protein: MGKALMVLGTSSGAGKSLLATALCRVFSNLGYDVVPFKSQNMSLNSAPSIEGGEISRAQYLQAIACRKKPSVKFNPILLKPEGNMRSQVVFMGKPVGSVSARDYMLSKKEELFRKAMTVLNELKEKHDLVIIEGAGSPVEINLKDYDIANTRVMLHAKAKGILVTDIDRGGSFASIVGTMELLSEREREAIIGFVFNRFRGDASLLKPGFEYLEKRYGKPTLGVIPYVEHRLPEEDSLAEFPKVRGELHIQVIKLPHISNFTDFEPLHWANGVDYVTKAEEIGGDVIIVPGSKNTVEDLLWLRKNGFEDAIIEAHREGSFVVGICGGFQMLGEKIIDTVESKRGTVNGIGLLPAKTVFEKTKRTNHLTAKVLWGPAKGTAVEGYEIRFGRSTSERPFSVITTLNGAKTFEPEGAIGKRAFGTYLHGIFHNFVFTERFLNFLRAEKGLEPVSIERWSIEEEIERFAGIVERNLDVERILGELGL
- the cobT gene encoding nicotinate mononucleotide-dependent phosphoribosyltransferase CobT, which codes for MESLFLLVLGNTEISTVPGISVAGATPELTRLTPVADAEYLFHEKPLTIDVIPVTPEGHPTPAIITKAAKELANFPVLVVRGGTYLAPLVPHIHISNAVGRDFRKEPALPEFGEIIRRAKLLGEELNKMPIKELVIGESTPGGTTTAQAVLWALGYEAKTSSASPNNPQSLKEKVISEAFKRAGIEKGQLRDNPLEALRQFGDPMLATVIGVSLGFRKNVVLAGGTQMLAVSALLRALGESLDRFMIATTKWVVNDKSATFLETAKEIGIITYSADLDFSRSEFNGLKDYERGYVKEGVGAGGATWLAVKAGFSPEEVSKKVEELYGRLMEMKAT
- a CDS encoding type II toxin-antitoxin system VapC family toxin translates to MTTDLVLDTSVFVKGFVPPKRKKRDEVYYSRLALHRKAKSILDEVTMGRILLHEPVAMLVETASVVSRLSNNPALSRLAVSFITEHSLLYSDVYLLEIAIDLGITTKASGFDVLFLACAKRAGAKLITDDKKMLRKSGKSWN